The region actatgacatgaacacaagacacaaaatgttattttatgaatGATCCTAACTTTAATACATGAACTTACATGGAAGTGCCACACCATTCCTCCCTCTTCTCACTTGGTCGCAAGATCCTTTTTAGGGAGGGGAGGGTCACAATGTGGCTTGGGTGAGTGGGCTTTTTTGCCCTTAGTAACCCTAGAGCTAACATTTacctctaggtccagggacactccaaatccgAAAAAGCAAGTCCAAGAGATTAGGTTTAGGGATAGCATTAGAGACAAGATTTAGAGAAtaagatttagagaataaaattaATGACGCGGCAGTGTATCTATTGCCAAATATCTGTGTTATACATCAGGTGATAGATACACAACTGGGTCTCAAaccaatacttttattctcattcttaaactgATCAACCCCAAAATTATGTTTGGATGTACTTTATGTCCTCTTTTTGTGACCAATTTTATCAAATTCACTCCCCGCACTTGAAGTTGCATGGGGAATCCGTGAGTCCTATTTCAGTTTCACACATACAAACTCAAAATACCGCGCCGGATGCGCATGATCACTGAGCTGTGCAACGGATGTATTCTTTCGCAGTCATTGTACAGTATGTAGTACGAGAAgatgtcttacccttcccagaatcttttgcaacatgatgcatcaccaagctacatcaaatgacactgtactattactttgtacaggtccctttgttttcatgctgagaatagactggctaaacatgggtcgatagtgaagtAAGAAACatcttttgcaagatctggatacaTATCATGTGCTCAGTTCAGGAGGTACTTTCACTaacgacccatgttgcactaaggGGGCTATCAGGGGGGTGGtcataaattttggaaagaaaaatagggggtcataaaatttttgataaccaaaatgtagggagtcacaagatgaccacagatagtgtgtttattttatttattttttttaagactgattttaatacaattttagcctgtttcaGGGGTaataaggtgtatcggtggtgggggaggggggtacaATTTTATTTACGCtgactttttgaaaatttgggacccccctttccaaaaaaaatgacagccccctagaATTTTTTAgaaagcaaatcagtacagaaaattgaaatggaagaaatgcattgtaagTTTAAGTGTAAGACAACTTCTCTGGCAACTGGCAGTATATAATATTCTAAAGATGCACTGAAAATTGAAACACACTGATCATTAATTTTTACTCACTTGTGTTGAGTTTTCTTGATCTCGGTGTCTTTGAGTAAGGGGTGTATCGTCTAATCGGCCAGGAAGGCGGTTTGGCATGACTTCTTGTACTAGTATTTGTGCTAGACTGGCTAGTATCAAACCGCACAACCTGGGATTGCGGAGTAACATCCATTGTGACTTCTCTGAAAATATGAAAACAAGTAATATGTCAAATTGTCAATGAGATAGTATTTtaaatatgaagagctttgttgcaaaaccccttacatgtaatggtggatcattgctgcgctcgggcgcagaacatccactgtcggagttgatgcgctcgaaagcaaaataatagattatcttattataatactggtggatcatttctgcgctcgagcggagagaatccactgtcggagttgatgcgctcggaagcaaaataattcttattaggcctatattaataaatatgcatgcgtataataactagtattaggtcTAGAttataatatgcatgcgtataataactatgataactccaaattgacagcaaaataatacattttcttattaaaattacggcggatcattgctgcgctaatcatgatccaccgttacatataagggactgcgcccgggcgcatcaactcagacagtggattctctgcgatcgagcgcagaaatgatccaccagtattataataagaaaatctattattttgcttccgagcgcagcaactccgacagtggattatctgcgcccgagcgcagcaatgatccaccgttacatataagggactgcgcccgggcgcagtaactctgacagtggattctctgcgcccccgagTGCAACTTCTCCGTAGAGCTAttacaataaaaatatatataagaaaataatttatttagcttccgagcgcagcaactccgagagtggattctctgcgctcgagcgcagaaatgatccgccgtaattttaataaaaaaatctattattattataaaaatgtaaaaacacaaaattacaaaaattacggTAGATTGTGATATGAACACAATATACAACTTTGCCCTTTGTGCATACcaacttgtaaaataattttttcttgttattgtatttttttaattaaccaCGAATGATACAAGCAAAGTTATCACCAAAGCAAATTTACAGCTAAAAGACATCTTTGCAGAATGCACcgttcattaccccagagcttaaccgtggccaattaaaaaaagtacatgtagtcACAATATTGCTaagttttaactgaaaatgaaTTCAGaatagtcatacaccagttttgaaaaaagcacaccttgatttatttaggtgtgcgatttgcagcacacctaagagcacacctcgggttatccaggcgtgcgatttacagcacacctgtcactttgcaaaactcaatgcctgaacTCATCATCATTACGGCACAAACCGTTTGATTGACAAATGATGTTAGCCCGGGACattagacgcaaactagtctttttatctctgtcttcaatagATGGAGCTTCACTTCATTCAGCTTCATGAATCTGTCATGGTAATGGTTGTTGAATTCGACAGACTTCCGTGTAACTACTTTTGACACATTTCACCATCCTAAACACctttgatgttcataaaatctgCAATAGAACAGATTGACAATAAAAGGACATACAAATGTATCCTAGTTCgtgtatatttttgttcttacatattttatttgaatacaTTATTACCTGTCAATTTTCAAAACAACCGCGATACTTTTTCCCAACTTCGTCTTGTTGAAGAGGCTCATGGGAAGATTATGCAGTCTCGTTCACAACAATTTAAATCTGAAACATATTTTTCTTGATTATATTTGTTGAATCAATTGTGATATTCTTCAATTTATACTAGCTTTAGATaatcaatattttttgtttcattcaatactaaaacattaattttaataaTGAGATTCCATATTGGACAATTTTACCCTCCTAAAAAGTCCAACATGGCGGCTCCCATGGAAGATGTTTTGTTTCTGAGCGTCTcacaaaaatcatgtaaaatcatagGTTTGAAGGTTAAAAGCAAATGTATGCTAACCAAAGGCACGCTTATTGCTACATACAAGAGTGTGGGCGAAGGTGGTAGCGAAGAAGGTCAAATTACAGAAAGATTCAAAGGGAACGTTTTTGGCACGGTTGAGGAAATTCTCGTGCAGCCTGGGGATATTTTGGCACCTGGGTGAGTACTTTATTGATAGTTAGAGGTGATTGGCATTTTTGTTTATCATTATGTGTATTCTCTACAAGGAACTGCGGTGCATATAATAATCTCATTCCCTGAGGCTGAGTTACGTGTAATAGATAATTATTACTTCTGTGGTCCGATTACACGCTGGTGATTGGGGATagcgtaaaagtgacaaggtcgctTACTACATGTACGTGCTGTGCCAACAATCAATGGCCGGAGTCAACAGTCTTGTCAACAAGAGCGTTGATCAGCTAATCAGCATGATTGTTCATCTTTTCTGTGTTTACGCGCGCTCATGTACGCTCAGCGCACAGCTCAGACCACGGAAGTATTAACAAAAtaactgctcaaaacaaaaacatatcacttccaggaaatgtcaacaagccgtttcggaAGGAAAGCAGTAGACCAAGTCACTTGTAAGTTGTGATCATGCCATCAGACCTGATCATGATGGCATACATGGCGAAAGCATGTTCAAAGTTGAATGCAAAAGCAGCAAGTTATTTTTTCATTagatttgcctagcaaaatgtttgaattaaaatAATCAAGAGCTTGTGTTATCTCGTCAAGGGAAGTTGAGCAGTAtttacgaagaagaagaagagaacaaATTGCATAAAATATCACCATTGATGTACCAGAGAAATGATAGCTTGGGACTTGAATCAAATGCGAAACTGAGCAAATGTGATGCTAGACATCTTGAATCTCACATTGTGAGGTTTAGTTTACTCTACCTTTTAATTTAAGTTAGTTTTTTGCTATgctaagtttgtttgttttttccaaaGCTGGTTAAAGTTTAATTATTGTTGCCTAAATAATATTGAACAGCCAATCAACCATTATTACATGTATGCACTGCTAGCTGTTCTATAAAATGAAAGTAATTAAATCATACAACTTTAACCAGCTtccaaaaaaattatcaaaaagctGAAGTGCATGAAATACATGacttttgaatttaaaattttgaaatgagCCCAATCAATATGTAGCAAAATACCACATCTCAGTTGCAAGCATCTTGTAGTTGATCTGCACACCAATTCTAGAATATTCATCAACCCTGCTCAACTTTTTTTAGATATAAGTATGATGAGGTTTAACCCGCCTGGACACTAATGGTCAtcaaacagcatttctgattggttgataacttgaaatgctcatttcaattgccaattatgactaggctttaaactatatttatggtcaaacttgcataatTGCAGATGATCTTGTTAAtcccctccttgattggttaaaaattggccatatttattttggccaatcggcaggtggctctcatggggttgatatagttttgttgttgttgttttgttacaGGGCACCAATATTGAAGTATTCAGCATGTCGACACCCTACAGTGATGAAGGACATGTGTGCAGAATGTGGCGCAGATCTCAGAGAGTAAATATCAATCAATTGGTTCTTTAGGCAATTTAGTAGCGTaatgtaaaaacatttttcaaatcagGGGTCAACTcttgaaaaaaatcaattttttttagaaGATTTATTGGGACGAAAATcatttatttcatataaaatttggttgaaatctggGATCACTTCTCAGATCCCCCCCAATCCTGATATGTGTTCACCTCTGTCAAAATCCATTTTTTCCTAGGGTCTGGATGTATGATTTCAACTTCAATTCCAAACATTAAGATCAGTTTCGTCAATATCAGACAGGTAGTGAAAGTCTAAAGGCACTatatatggaccacaatggcctcatcccaatggccaatggcatagttcaataacctcaattaaacaataatagtgcaaaatttgacctcaagttagagagtatgagttttagtacccaaattttcaaaggtcattcaatgaatgtacaaatgtattggggttaaagaactgtgctcccgatagatgggcatgttgtggatcctaatgaGGGGACATTGCAGTGCAATTGTGACATAGCACATTTGTGTTTATCTGTGCATTGTAATGCACACAATATACTGCAAGCTTACTTAATCAGATTTTGACCTCCAAATATACAATGTAGCTATCATAGTCACAACTATTCGGTGCTAACTAATCGACTACTAAACAAGCTGAAGTGGTGCAGCCTGagttttcttgccagtgtctcaTTGGGTGATACTGGGTCACATTGGATAATAATGCTGATGAGCCTGAAAAACTCCACTACATTTTTAAGATTCAAAGTTAACTTTTCTTCTTTAACATTTTGTTGAGCAGGACAGCAGGATTTCCTGGCCAGAGGAAGAAGTTGACGACTGCATCTGTTGCCATGGTGCATAGCATCCCAGAACTCCAGGTGTCTAAAGAGGTCAGTATTGAAGATAATAAATTGTGATAAAGATTTAAGAGAATAGAGTCAGATGCAGGTTTCTGCCTACACCAGGCAATAACATGGATCTTGCGCTGATCCCCTAAAATTTGAGATTTATTTCGTATTTGGTTATGTAATAAAGATATAGAGGATGAGGGCAAGATGCAGGTTGCTGCCTAAATCAAGCAATAACATGGATCTTACACTAGTTCCCTTAAGTTTTTGATTTATTCCATATTTGGTCACATGATAAGGAATTAGGACAAGATGCAGGTTGCTGTCTAAATCAGGCAGTAGCGTACCTGGATCTTGTGCTGATCCCCTAAAATTTGTGATTTATTTCATGTGATAACGATTTAGGGGAATAGAGCAGACTCAGTTTTCAGTTTGATAAAGACACAGAGTCGTTGTGTCGAAAGCTCACATAAGTGAACAAATTTTAGTTGTGTGTAATGGTTTAAACTCTACCAAAACAATTTCCTTTCTAAGTTTGTTTGGAAAGCATCAGTCTAGTCATTGACAGGGACTgcattttgaggagagcgagagcaatcgatCTGTACTGCTCTGTGCTCTCGTTAAATttgataggagagtgatttttagctctccttaaattaccattctctccttatattctattataaattgctctaaacagctctccttgaaggctccataagagttatttaatgctctcctgtaaATTCCAAAAGACATTCCCTGCATTGACCATTGTGGCTGTGTTTCCTTCTCTTTACATCCTCAGGAAGCTCTGAGTTTGGCCAACCAGGATGAGGAGAGACTGCTGAGGAATCGTAAGCTGGTGTTGGTGGTAGATCTGGACCAGACGGTGATCCATACCACGATGGAGAATGTCAAAGCTAATTTACCTGTAAGCAAAGATTCTTTGGTAGGGCTCGAAATAAGGTGGGCCCGAGCCCATGGCTGTCAAAGTTTATTGAGGGCCTACAAAATTTAAGCGTAAAGCCCAAATGCCCCTCTGGCTAATTTCGAGACCAGAGCACACCTTTCTAGCTTGGCTTGGATTATATATTCAAGTCCTCAATCCAAAAATTTAAGATCAAGGGCTTGAATTTCACACAGAAATTCTGGCTTTTattgataaaattaaaatattttgtgtgttgaaTAAGGATTTTCAAACAAGAAAGTATACAGGTATTGTGAGGTAACGGGAATAGAGAACATGATGAATAGATAATATGCGGCATATTCAATTTCTAGTTTCAGACACATGTTGATACGACTGCTTTTCAGCTGTGGTACTTATGATCCTAAGTTGTGAAGTTAGGGCCTCATTATAATGGTGGGCTATTATTTATTCAGGCGGCACACTTGATGGCTTAAAGGGGGAGCGATTGCGCTCTATCCATGTCTAAAATAACATTTTCCTTATGCTGTTTTACCGTTCACAGGGAGTCAAACACTTCCAGTTATGGAGCGGCAGTAGACAGCAGACCCCATGGTACCACACAAAGGTCCGTCCCGGATGCAAGAAATTCCTGGAGGTCATCTCTAAGTACTATGAGCTGCACATCTTCACAATGGGGGCTAGATTATATGCACACACTATAGCTGGCTTCCTGGATCCTGACAAGAGATTCTTTTCTCATCGGATCCTGTCTCGAGATGAGTGCTTTGATCAGAACTCAAAGACTGCCAACCTTGAGTAAGTACAGGTTTTGACTTTTGAAAATGGTAGGAGTGCTATGCATCACTCTCCTGAAGCTGCCAGGGGTGTGATTTGTGATTTCTGTCTAGGGATGAGTGCTTTGATCAGAACTCAAAGACTGCCAACCTTGAGTAAGTACAGGTTTGTCCAGGAGAGCTATGCATCACTCTCCTGATGTGTAGGATAGCTCGCAGGGGAGTAATTTCTGTATCGGGATTAGTGCTTTGATCAAAACTTTATAGACAGCCAACCGTGAGTACATGTAAGTACAGGATTTGGCTTCTGAAAATTGCAGTAGAGCTATGCATCACTCTCCTGATGTTTAGGGGAGATATCAGGGGAGTGATTTGTAATTTCTATGTAGGAATGAATGCTTTAATCAAAACTCAAAGACTGCCAACCTTGAGTAAGTGTAGGTTTTTGCAGGAGAACTAGAAATCACTCTCCTGATGTTTAGGATAGCTTGCAGGGGACTGATTTCTGTATTGGGATAAGTGCTTTGATCAAAACTCTAAGACAGCCAACCTTGAGTAAGTACAAGGTTTGACTTTTGACAATTGCAGTAGAGCTATACATCACTCTCCTGATGTTTAAGAGAGATATCAGGGGAGTGATTTGTAATTTCTATGTAGGGATGAATGCTTTAATCAAAACTCAAAGACTGCCAACCTTGAGTAAGTGTAGGTTTTTGCAGAACTACAAATAACTCTCCTGATGTTTAGGAGAGATATCAGGGGAGTGATTTGTGTCTAGGGATGAGTGCATTGAACAGAACTCAAAGACTACCAACCTTGAGTAAGTATGGGTTTTGACTCTTAAGATTTGCAGGAGAGCTATCAGCAATATTTAGAATGATCACATGTGTATCCGCTATTCATgtagaccttttcaaattaacATTGGAAACGTTCAGAAAACCAGGCCACATGCACCCAGTGATCATGCGTCATAATACGCTGGCATAAATTTACATAAGCGGGCGCTAGTGATACGCATTACATAAAGCGCAACCATGGCAACTAGCATAAGTGCTGCGCCCAACAGCTGCATGATGAcccaatccacatatgacgtcacaagtcaactcttattacatactgactgaCCCTTGTATAAATCAGTGAAATAAGCAATTTTTCAGTTCAGTGAATTGTTAACAAACAATGAGCACGGACTTCAATGGCTTGTTTGTTAATAGTATTATTTGAATAGTAATTTTATAGTTGTACAAGAATTAATATTGAATAATAGTTTAGTATCTTCAGAAAAAATCCACAACAAAACATTTGGGCTGGTAAAGAAATTGGGATTTGGGAGCTAGCAGTCCATGAATGTATCTATAATTGTGTCCATAATTGTGTCCATAATTTTGTTCAGTATCAGTTTAATAAAGGCTAATACGCATATCTTATCTCCAATATTAGACATTTTGCTCAATTTTCGAAGTTCTAGGTTTGCAGTGTCTTCCACACCCTCATAATGgttatattttcatcattttaccACAGGTCCATCTTTCCTTGTGGAGATTCCATGGTATGCATCATAGACGACCGTGATGATGTGTGGAATTTTGCGCCAAATCTGGTCCTGGTACGTCCCTACAGATACTTTGAAGGAACAGGAGACATCAATGCTCCATCTGGACTCCCTCCAGGTCTTGGAGCTCCTAAAGAAGACAAAGTGTCATCTGTGAGTGAAAGAACTGTGCAAGAGTCTAAGGATGCCAAGGAGGAAagtgaagaggaggaggaagaggaaaaTGCAACCAAAAAATTAGATGAATCTTCAAAGGTTGAAACTCCTGAGGAAACAAGTGATGTTTCTTCAAAAGAGGAGAAAGACAGTAAAACAGTAGTAGAAACATCAACAGCTGAAACTTCTAAAGAAACAAGTGATGTTTCAAAGGATGACAATGAAATGGAAACCGAGTCATTGGAAGTTAAGGCTTCTAAAGAACAGAGTGATGATGTTTCAAAAGATGAGAAAGAAGAGAAAATGGTAATAGAGTCGGCAACAGATCAGGCTTCCGAAGAAACACCTGATGTTTCTAAAGAGACTGATGAAGAGCCAAAAGATACCTCAGGAGCTAAGGATGAATTGGAGGAAGGGGAACTTGAGAAAACACCTCCTGGTGTAGAAACACCTCCTAGTGTGGAGGATGATAAAGAAACATCTACCAAGAAACACCAGGAGGGTGGTAAAAAAGATGGGAATGATAAACCATCTAAAGACCCTGAGGAAGACTGCTCAGACGATTACTTCTTGCATCTTGAAGATATCCTCATCCGAATCCATTCAACTTTCTTCAAGACTTACGACAATGCATCAAAGTCGCCGTCGTTACCAAAAGCCGATCTTAAAGCAATCATACCTCAGGTTCGTGGCAGTGTCTTGAAAGGAACCCATATTGTGTTCAGCGGAGTGTTTCCGACTAATATGCCCCCGGAGCAGAGTAAGGCATGGAAGGCAGCGGTGGCGTTAGGAGCCAAGGTATCCCCCAAGATTGTACCTAGGGAGAAGGGTTCTGGTGGTCCATCTAATGCAACAACGCATGTTATTGCAGCTAAAGTAGGCACAAACAAGGTGAGTTTTT is a window of Amphiura filiformis chromosome 2, Afil_fr2py, whole genome shotgun sequence DNA encoding:
- the LOC140146692 gene encoding RNA polymerase II subunit A C-terminal domain phosphatase-like; the encoded protein is MAAPMEDVLFLSVSQKSCKIIGLKVKSKCMLTKGTLIATYKSVGEGGSEEGQITERFKGNVFGTVEEILVQPGDILAPGAPILKYSACRHPTVMKDMCAECGADLRETAGFPGQRKKLTTASVAMVHSIPELQVSKEEALSLANQDEERLLRNRKLVLVVDLDQTVIHTTMENVKANLPGVKHFQLWSGSRQQTPWYHTKVRPGCKKFLEVISKYYELHIFTMGARLYAHTIAGFLDPDKRFFSHRILSRDECFDQNSKTANLESIFPCGDSMVCIIDDRDDVWNFAPNLVLVRPYRYFEGTGDINAPSGLPPGLGAPKEDKVSSVSERTVQESKDAKEESEEEEEEENATKKLDESSKVETPEETSDVSSKEEKDSKTVVETSTAETSKETSDVSKDDNEMETESLEVKASKEQSDDVSKDEKEEKMVIESATDQASEETPDVSKETDEEPKDTSGAKDELEEGELEKTPPGVETPPSVEDDKETSTKKHQEGGKKDGNDKPSKDPEEDCSDDYFLHLEDILIRIHSTFFKTYDNASKSPSLPKADLKAIIPQVRGSVLKGTHIVFSGVFPTNMPPEQSKAWKAAVALGAKVSPKIVPREKGSGGPSNATTHVIAAKVGTNKVHLAQRCKKIHIVTADWLWCCWERWERTDERLFILPGIKTKSKATGSGSSTPANSDSDASTRALNKKRKGTPEGKSKQKRPRFQGDSGIDEATSSSGSGSKQRPSLSSEYNPLYSFSSEDLQSMDKEVEDIFGDSSSSEESDTEDGRSNQESLGSVTQMISSSSEESLTGENPKGWSPNRHKLDSDSDHEVKCHDDSGDSTSSPGVSSDDRSSGDEDLMAEAIDDLLTYSKVPTVAERINLQKQ